In Myxococcales bacterium, the DNA window CGCGAGGCTGGACGTCAACCCGGCATCGACGGCGAGCGGACATCCGGCGCAAGGGCCGTGACCGCCTACGCAGCGGAGGTTGGCGTCGCTCCAGATGCCCTGCATGCCCTCGCCACGGCGTCGGCGGTCGCCACTCATCACCGTCGGGGCGCCACGTTCCAGCGCTTGTACCTCGATCGCTCACTGGCCACGGCGTTGCTCGTTGCCGCGCTCGGCGCATCCGCCGTTGGAGGCGGCGCGGGACCTGGCGTTGCCGCTGTCGCAGCCTCGTACCTCGGCTTCTCGGTCTCGCGCGGCACGAACCGCTACCGGGGGCTCTTGGAGACACGCCTGGCCGAGGCTGCAACACGAATTCGCGGGCTCACCGGCGCCGCGCAGGTTGTCCTCGGTCACTCCCACCGCCTGGCGCTGAGCGACGGATACGCCAACCCCGGCTCATTCGCGTATCCGGGCCAGGGCCCGCGGCGCTTCGTGCTCGTCGACCCAGACGGCACGACTCACCTCGGCGAGCTGTGAGCGAGCGCTTCAGGTTGCCTTGGCCTTGCCGAGTTTGTCGACTCCGTAGTCCGCGAGCTCGATGAACAAGCCGTTGGCTTCCGCGTAGGGTGCGCCGGACGCGTCCAGCAAGTGACCTCGGGTGTGTACCTTGCGACCATCGACGTGATCGATCCAGGCCTCGAGCAGCACGTCGCTGCCCAGGGGCAACATGCGGCGAAAGCTGACCTCGATCTTGGCAGCCACGACCCGATGCCCGTTCAGCCAACCGACCTTGCCGATGGCGTCGTCGAGTACGGACGCCATGCTGCCGCCGTGAGCATGACCCGGGGGTCCCTCACACCACGGGCCGAACCACACCCGGCCAACCAGCGCGCCGTCGCGGTCGCGGCGGAAATACGCCGCACGTAGGCGCCCGTCCCCCTCCGCGCCGTGTACGAAAGAACGCCCGGACTTGGCAGTGATCGGTGAGAGGGCGGTCCAGCCTTCTTCTGCGACGACCTCGGGCACTTCCATGGCTGCTCCTTCTACCTCAGCGGCGCACGATGCGCTCGGCGCGGAGTTGGTGCCGTTCGTTGAACAGGCTGCGGACGACCCACAACGTCACACCCATGCAGCCGAGCGAGCTCGAAGCCGCCAGCATGAACATCACGACGATCTGGTACTTGACGGCCTCGAGCGGGCTCGCCCCCTGCAAGATCTGCCCGGTCATCATCCCGGGGAGGGACACGATGCCAACGACGGTCATCGAGTTGAGGATCGGGATCATGCCGCGGCGCGCGGCGTCGGTCAGCGGATCGCGCGCCGCCTCCCACGCCGTTGCGCCGAGCGAGAGCTCCATCTCGATCCGGTCCCGGTGTTCGTCGAGATCCGTGAGCAACGCATCGAGGGAGAGGGAGATGCCCGTGAGTGAGTTCCCGAGCACCATGCCCAGCAGCGGGATCACG includes these proteins:
- a CDS encoding PaaI family thioesterase produces the protein MEVPEVVAEEGWTALSPITAKSGRSFVHGAEGDGRLRAAYFRRDRDGALVGRVWFGPWCEGPPGHAHGGSMASVLDDAIGKVGWLNGHRVVAAKIEVSFRRMLPLGSDVLLEAWIDHVDGRKVHTRGHLLDASGAPYAEANGLFIELADYGVDKLGKAKAT
- the fetB gene encoding iron export ABC transporter permease subunit FetB: MPEHGVIPLGPFELGIAALLVLVAGVVSLSLRLKLESKLGVAAVRTVVQLMLVGYLLEWVFRIDNPWVLLAVLGVMTAAAGHAAVARSSRSFGGARVGAFVTLVLTGLSTTFVVTGAIIGVHPWYHAQYVIPLLGMVLGNSLTGISLSLDALLTDLDEHRDRIEMELSLGATAWEAARDPLTDAARRGMIPILNSMTVVGIVSLPGMMTGQILQGASPLEAVKYQIVVMFMLAASSSLGCMGVTLWVVRSLFNERHQLRAERIVRR